One window of Azospirillaceae bacterium genomic DNA carries:
- a CDS encoding FAD-binding and (Fe-S)-binding domain-containing protein: MPDTALGTHLSLDYNGLRADLAALVPADRLITDPLRRLAYGTDASFYRLVPKLVVRVDSEDEVSGVLAACRRHGTPVTFRAAGTSLSGQAITDSLLMVLGDGWHRSVISPDGAVIKVQPGIIGAEVNRRLAPYGRKIGPDPASIESCKIGGIAANNSSGMCCGTHENTYKTMLSLRFMLADGTLVDTGDPASVAAFRTSHATLLAQLDEMGRRVRADAVLASRIRRKFAIKNTTGYSLNALVDYEDPVDILAHLLIGSEGTLGFIAEVTYRTVPELADKASALLLFPDIVEAGRAACLLNGGPVAAVELMDRSSLRCAKGQPGLPDEVHAMGDEVASLLVETRAESPEKLAENIRAITDLLGGVTLIRPPAFTTDPVEYGKLWKIRKGLIPTVGAVRQTGTSVIIEDVAFRIEDLADACRDMRALFDRHGYPDAILMGHALAGNLHFVFAQDFSTREEIDRHARFMDEMVHIVVEKYDGSLKAEHGTGRNMAPFVELEWGRAATALMWEIKRLIDPANLLNPGVLLNTNPTLHLENLKALPAVHGLVDTCMECGFCEKMCPSHGLTLSPRQRITGLREIARLEALGQPTVEMRDLFDYHAIDTCAACGLCATACPVGIETGQLTKALRGRRHGQTARTLASLMARHYGTVLAATRGALTLAGLASQAFGPKKVASLAAHARRLTGDRLPHVGPHLPDGASMAWLRDVPPASDVGEPVVYLAACAGRTMGPAVEDAESDPLPAVTLRVLARAGYRAIVPQGLSNLCCGLAFESEGMGEAADAKAAEMEAALALASDHGRIPIVLDASACTQRLKTYLSGRLPVRDLVDFLAKDALPRLNPVPQEAPVMLHLNCAARKMGLDGQATAVAKACAGTVVLPERVGCCGFAGDKGFVEPELNDHALRFLAPQVPAGCEAGYSSNRTCEIGLADHAGVPYRHLVYLVDRATR; this comes from the coding sequence ATGCCTGACACCGCCCTGGGAACGCATTTATCGCTGGATTACAATGGCCTGCGGGCCGACTTGGCGGCCCTGGTGCCGGCCGACCGGCTGATCACCGACCCGTTGCGCCGCCTGGCCTATGGCACGGACGCCAGCTTCTACCGCCTGGTGCCCAAGCTGGTCGTGCGGGTGGACAGCGAGGATGAGGTCAGCGGCGTGCTGGCCGCCTGCCGGCGCCACGGCACGCCGGTCACCTTCCGCGCCGCCGGCACGTCGCTGTCGGGCCAGGCCATCACCGACAGCCTGCTGATGGTGCTGGGCGACGGCTGGCACCGTTCCGTCATCTCCCCCGACGGGGCGGTCATCAAGGTACAGCCCGGCATCATCGGGGCGGAGGTCAACCGGCGCCTGGCGCCCTATGGCCGCAAGATCGGGCCGGACCCTGCCTCGATCGAGAGCTGCAAGATCGGCGGCATCGCCGCCAACAACTCGTCCGGCATGTGCTGCGGCACGCACGAGAACACCTACAAGACCATGCTGTCGCTGCGCTTCATGCTGGCCGACGGCACCCTGGTCGACACCGGCGACCCGGCCAGCGTCGCAGCATTTCGCACCAGCCACGCGACCCTGCTGGCCCAGTTGGATGAGATGGGCCGGCGGGTGCGGGCGGATGCCGTGCTGGCCAGCCGCATCCGGCGCAAGTTCGCCATCAAGAACACCACCGGCTACAGCCTGAACGCCCTGGTGGACTATGAGGACCCGGTCGACATCCTGGCCCATCTGCTGATCGGGTCGGAGGGCACGCTGGGTTTCATCGCCGAGGTCACCTACCGCACCGTGCCGGAGCTGGCGGACAAGGCCAGCGCCCTGTTGCTGTTCCCCGACATCGTGGAGGCCGGGCGTGCCGCCTGCCTGCTGAACGGCGGGCCGGTGGCGGCGGTGGAACTGATGGACCGGTCCAGCCTGCGCTGCGCCAAGGGGCAACCGGGGCTGCCGGACGAAGTCCACGCCATGGGCGACGAGGTCGCGTCCCTGCTGGTGGAGACGCGGGCCGAAAGCCCGGAAAAGCTGGCGGAGAACATCCGGGCCATCACCGACCTGCTGGGCGGCGTGACCCTGATCCGGCCCCCGGCCTTCACCACCGACCCGGTGGAATACGGCAAGCTGTGGAAGATCAGGAAGGGCCTGATCCCCACCGTGGGCGCGGTCCGCCAGACCGGCACCAGCGTCATCATCGAGGACGTGGCCTTCCGCATCGAGGATCTGGCCGACGCCTGCCGCGATATGCGGGCCCTGTTCGACCGCCATGGCTACCCCGACGCCATCCTGATGGGCCACGCACTGGCCGGCAATTTGCACTTCGTCTTCGCCCAGGACTTCAGCACCAGGGAGGAGATCGACCGCCACGCCCGTTTCATGGATGAGATGGTCCACATCGTGGTGGAGAAATACGACGGTTCCCTGAAGGCGGAGCACGGCACCGGCCGCAACATGGCGCCCTTCGTGGAACTGGAATGGGGCCGCGCCGCCACGGCATTGATGTGGGAGATCAAGCGCCTGATCGATCCCGCCAACCTGCTGAACCCCGGCGTGCTGCTGAACACCAACCCCACCCTGCACCTGGAGAACCTGAAGGCCCTGCCAGCGGTGCACGGCCTGGTCGATACCTGCATGGAATGCGGCTTCTGCGAGAAGATGTGCCCGTCCCACGGCCTGACCCTGAGCCCGCGCCAGCGCATCACCGGCCTGCGGGAGATCGCGCGGCTGGAGGCGCTGGGCCAGCCGACGGTGGAGATGCGGGACCTGTTTGACTATCACGCCATCGACACCTGCGCCGCCTGCGGCCTGTGCGCCACCGCCTGCCCGGTGGGCATCGAGACGGGGCAACTGACCAAGGCCTTGCGCGGCCGGCGCCATGGGCAGACGGCCCGCACCCTGGCCAGCCTGATGGCCCGCCACTACGGCACCGTATTGGCCGCCACCCGGGGGGCCCTCACCCTGGCCGGGCTGGCGTCCCAGGCCTTCGGGCCGAAGAAGGTGGCCAGCCTTGCCGCCCATGCCCGCCGCCTGACCGGCGACCGGCTGCCCCATGTCGGCCCGCACCTGCCGGACGGGGCCAGCATGGCCTGGCTGCGCGACGTGCCGCCGGCAAGCGATGTGGGCGAGCCCGTGGTCTACCTGGCGGCCTGCGCCGGCCGCACCATGGGCCCGGCGGTGGAGGATGCGGAGAGCGACCCCCTGCCCGCCGTCACCCTGCGCGTGCTGGCCCGCGCCGGTTACCGGGCCATCGTGCCCCAGGGGCTGTCCAACCTCTGCTGTGGCCTGGCCTTCGAGTCCGAGGGCATGGGTGAGGCGGCCGACGCCAAGGCGGCGGAGATGGAGGCCGCCCTGGCCCTGGCCAGCGACCATGGCCGCATCCCCATCGTGCTGGACGCCAGCGCCTGCACCCAGCGCCTGAAGACCTATCTGTCCGGCCGGCTGCCCGTCCGCGACCTGGTGGACTTCCTGGCCAAGGACGCCCTGCCCCGCCTGAACCCGGTGCCGCAGGAGGCACCGGTGATGCTCCACCTGAACTGTGCCGCCCGCAAGATGGGGCTGGACGGCCAGGCCACCGCCGTCGCCAAGGCCTGTGCCGGCACCGTGGTGTTGCCGGAACGGGTCGGCTGCTGCGGCTTCGCCGGTGATAAAGGGTTTGTGGAGCCGGAGTTGAACGACCACGCCCTGCGTTTCCTGGCCCCCCAGGTGCCGGCGGGCTGCGAGGCGGGATATTCCAGCAACCGCACCTGCGAGATCGGCTTGGCCGACCACGCCGGTGTGCCTTACCGCCATCTGGTCTACCTGGTCGACCGGGCGACACGATGA
- a CDS encoding lactate utilization protein, whose translation MSATATSNTARANIFARLKAAPGRLGPDLPPWNPPTYPDPAARLARFRQMAEANHAEIHDVTTTNWPERLAAILGNRGVRTLMYAPDTPCGDALAAAVAAGARLPDLVPYDATVEVMKEALVHRVDAGLTGTRGAIAETGTLILWPTAQEPRLLSLLPPLHIAVLDAATLHDTLAVAVKDGGWAGAMPTNALLISGPSKTSDIEQTLAYGVHGPKELVILLVNAPTQE comes from the coding sequence ATGAGCGCCACCGCCACCAGCAACACGGCGAGGGCCAACATCTTCGCCCGGCTGAAGGCCGCCCCCGGCCGGCTGGGGCCCGACCTGCCGCCGTGGAACCCGCCCACATATCCGGACCCGGCCGCCCGCCTGGCGCGCTTTCGCCAGATGGCGGAGGCCAACCATGCCGAGATCCACGACGTCACCACGACCAACTGGCCGGAACGGCTGGCCGCCATCCTGGGCAACCGGGGGGTGCGCACCCTGATGTACGCGCCGGACACACCCTGCGGCGACGCGCTGGCGGCGGCGGTAGCGGCGGGTGCCCGCCTGCCGGACCTGGTGCCCTACGATGCCACCGTGGAGGTGATGAAAGAAGCGCTGGTGCACCGGGTGGATGCCGGGCTGACCGGCACCCGGGGCGCCATCGCGGAGACCGGCACCCTGATCCTGTGGCCCACGGCGCAGGAGCCGCGCCTGCTGTCGCTGCTGCCACCGCTGCACATCGCCGTACTGGACGCGGCCACCCTGCACGACACCCTGGCCGTGGCGGTGAAGGACGGCGGTTGGGCGGGGGCCATGCCCACCAACGCCCTGCTGATCTCCGGCCCATCCAAGACATCCGATATCGAGCAGACCCTGGCCTATGGCGTCCATGGGCCCAAGGAACTGGTCATCCTGTTGGTGAACGCGCCCACGCAAGAATAG
- a CDS encoding LutB/LldF family L-lactate oxidation iron-sulfur protein produces MADGGTHPDHGPRFAERAPEALNNPQLRRNFRRAMDGLMAKRAAQFPDPAYWQELRERGAAVKARALSKLPELLERLEANLTANGIQVHWAETTDEANAIVLDILQQASARTVIKGKSMVSEEMHLNDHLARHGIEAVESDLGEYIIQLAGEAPSHIVMPCIHKNKDEIADLFAEKIPGQPRTDDVDELTAAARRVLRERFANADAGMSGVNFAVAETGTLVLIENEGNGRLSTTLPPLHIAVTGIEKVVEFLDDIPPLLALLPRSATGQPITTYVNMISSPRKEGEKDGPKAVHLVLLDAGRSRVYQDVELADTLRCIRCAACMNHCPVYTRVGGHTYNAIYPGPIGKILTPQLQGLEAAGDQPHASTLCNACAEVCPVKIPIPDLLVRLRREAVRPTEVAANHLPVVKDGGAGRSWTENLVWAGWRTVYTHPLLYRAVTRALAWGGNWMPAGAPLMRDWTKARAKPRFKPRTLHDLARERGYLGEAPK; encoded by the coding sequence ATGGCTGATGGCGGGACGCATCCCGATCACGGACCCCGCTTCGCGGAGCGGGCGCCCGAGGCGCTGAACAACCCGCAGTTGCGCCGCAACTTCCGCCGCGCCATGGACGGCCTGATGGCCAAGCGCGCCGCCCAGTTCCCCGACCCGGCCTATTGGCAGGAGTTGCGGGAACGGGGGGCCGCGGTGAAGGCCCGCGCCCTGTCCAAGCTGCCGGAACTGCTGGAACGGCTGGAAGCCAACCTGACGGCCAACGGCATCCAGGTGCACTGGGCGGAAACGACGGATGAGGCCAACGCCATCGTCCTGGACATCCTGCAACAGGCCAGCGCCCGCACCGTCATCAAGGGCAAGTCCATGGTGTCGGAGGAGATGCACCTGAACGACCACCTGGCCCGGCATGGCATCGAGGCGGTGGAATCGGATCTGGGCGAATACATCATCCAATTGGCGGGCGAGGCGCCGTCCCACATCGTCATGCCCTGCATCCACAAGAACAAGGATGAGATCGCAGACCTGTTCGCGGAGAAGATACCGGGCCAGCCGCGCACCGATGACGTGGATGAATTGACCGCCGCCGCCCGCCGCGTCCTGCGCGAACGCTTCGCCAACGCCGACGCCGGCATGTCCGGCGTCAACTTCGCGGTGGCGGAGACGGGCACCCTGGTGTTGATCGAGAATGAGGGCAACGGGCGGCTGTCCACCACCCTGCCGCCGCTGCACATCGCGGTGACCGGCATCGAGAAGGTGGTGGAGTTCCTGGACGACATCCCGCCGCTGCTGGCCCTGTTGCCGCGCAGCGCCACCGGCCAGCCCATCACCACCTACGTCAACATGATCAGCAGCCCCCGGAAAGAGGGGGAGAAGGACGGGCCCAAGGCGGTGCACCTGGTGCTGCTGGATGCGGGACGCAGCCGCGTCTACCAGGACGTGGAACTGGCCGACACGCTGCGCTGCATCCGCTGCGCCGCCTGCATGAACCATTGCCCGGTCTATACCCGCGTGGGCGGTCACACCTATAACGCCATCTACCCCGGCCCCATCGGCAAGATCCTGACGCCGCAGTTGCAGGGGCTGGAGGCGGCGGGCGACCAGCCGCACGCATCCACCCTGTGCAACGCCTGTGCCGAGGTCTGCCCGGTCAAGATCCCCATCCCCGACCTGCTGGTCCGCCTGCGCCGCGAGGCGGTGCGGCCGACGGAGGTCGCGGCCAACCATCTGCCGGTGGTCAAGGACGGCGGGGCGGGGCGGTCGTGGACGGAAAACCTGGTCTGGGCCGGATGGCGCACCGTCTACACGCACCCGCTGCTGTACCGCGCCGTCACCCGCGCCCTGGCCTGGGGCGGCAACTGGATGCCGGCCGGCGCCCCCCTGATGCGCGACTGGACCAAGGCGCGGGCCAAGCCGCGCTTCAAGCCCCGCACCCTGCATGATCTGGCCCGCGAACGGGGTTACCTGGGCGAGGCGCCGAAATGA
- a CDS encoding (Fe-S)-binding protein: MTAASTTAAAKTPFDATSGGTAPKPDTVYFFGTCLVDMFYPEAGLAGMDLLRHAGVRVIFPEAQSCCGQPARNSGYFEEAREVARAQLGAFPGDLPIVVPSGSCAGMMKTHYEHLFEGDPDQPRAVAFAARIHELTAFLVNVLGVTLTDKGEPVTVTWHPSCHSMREMGVTDEPKSLLRQLSNVTLVENSRERECCGFGGTFSVRQTAVSTAMVSDKLASVRDTGAGTLLSGDCGCLMNIGGHVEKVGDATRCRHIAEFLMERCHG, translated from the coding sequence TTGACAGCAGCGTCCACGACCGCCGCCGCCAAAACGCCTTTTGACGCAACGTCCGGCGGCACGGCACCCAAGCCCGACACCGTCTATTTCTTCGGCACCTGCCTGGTGGACATGTTCTATCCGGAGGCCGGACTGGCGGGCATGGACCTGCTGCGCCATGCCGGGGTGCGGGTGATCTTCCCCGAGGCGCAAAGCTGCTGTGGCCAGCCGGCCCGCAATTCCGGATATTTCGAGGAGGCGCGGGAGGTGGCGCGGGCGCAGCTGGGCGCCTTTCCCGGCGACCTGCCCATCGTCGTGCCGTCGGGTTCCTGCGCCGGCATGATGAAGACCCATTACGAACATCTGTTCGAGGGCGATCCCGACCAGCCGCGCGCCGTGGCCTTCGCCGCCCGCATCCATGAGCTGACCGCCTTCCTGGTCAACGTGCTGGGCGTCACGCTGACGGATAAGGGGGAGCCGGTGACCGTCACCTGGCACCCGTCCTGCCATTCCATGCGCGAGATGGGCGTGACCGATGAGCCCAAGTCCCTGCTGCGCCAGCTGTCCAACGTCACCTTGGTGGAGAACAGCCGCGAGCGGGAGTGCTGTGGCTTCGGCGGCACCTTCTCCGTGCGCCAGACGGCCGTGTCCACCGCCATGGTGTCGGACAAGCTGGCCAGCGTGCGCGACACCGGCGCCGGCACCCTGCTGTCGGGCGACTGCGGTTGCCTGATGAACATCGGCGGGCATGTCGAAAAGGTGGGCGACGCCACCCGCTGCCGCCACATCGCCGAGTTTTTGATGGAGCGGTGTCATGGCTGA
- a CDS encoding lactate permease LctP family transporter: MQPWVQVYDPFGNMALSAIVAVVPIVFFFVALAVLRMKGYVAGTLTVLIALVIAIAAYGMPAASALAAVVYGFFYGLWPIAWIIIAAVFLYKITVKTGQFEIIRASVISITEDQRLQMLMVGFAFGAFLEGAAGFGAPVAITAAILAGLGFNPLYAAGLCLIANTAPVAFGAMGTPIIVGAQVSGLDVYKVAAMTGRQLPLLSLFVPFWLIFIMDGVKGVRETWPAILVTGLSFAVAQYFTSNHIGAELPDIISSLFSLVCLTGFLKVWKPKTIFRFKEMTEVERAATRYTPGQIIKAWSPFLILTVIVTIWSLKPFKALFAKGGALSGTVFAFDVPSLDKLVMKVAPIVANPTPYAAQYKLDVVSATGSAILVAALLTMIVLRYNPARAFGTFVETLNELKWPMYTIGSVLAFAYIANYSGLSSTLALTLADAGKGFPFFSPILGWLGVFLTGSDTSSNALFGALQATTAQQIGVSDLLLVAANSSGGVTGKMISPQSIAVACAAVGLVGSESNLLRFTLKHSVFFVCIVGVITLLQAYFLTGMIPQ; this comes from the coding sequence ATGCAGCCTTGGGTCCAGGTCTATGATCCGTTTGGGAACATGGCGCTGTCCGCGATCGTCGCGGTGGTGCCCATCGTCTTTTTCTTCGTGGCCCTTGCCGTCCTGCGGATGAAGGGCTATGTCGCCGGCACGTTGACCGTGCTGATCGCGCTGGTGATCGCCATCGCCGCCTACGGCATGCCGGCGGCCTCCGCCCTGGCGGCGGTGGTCTATGGCTTCTTCTACGGCCTGTGGCCCATCGCCTGGATCATCATCGCCGCCGTCTTCCTCTACAAGATCACGGTGAAGACCGGGCAGTTCGAGATCATCCGCGCCTCCGTCATTTCGATCACGGAGGATCAGCGGCTGCAGATGCTGATGGTCGGTTTCGCCTTCGGCGCGTTCCTGGAAGGGGCGGCCGGCTTCGGCGCGCCGGTGGCCATCACCGCCGCCATCCTGGCGGGCCTGGGCTTCAACCCGCTGTACGCCGCCGGCCTCTGCCTGATCGCCAACACCGCCCCGGTGGCCTTCGGCGCCATGGGCACGCCCATCATCGTCGGCGCCCAGGTGTCGGGCCTGGATGTCTACAAGGTGGCGGCCATGACCGGGCGGCAACTGCCGCTGCTGTCCCTGTTCGTGCCCTTCTGGCTGATCTTCATCATGGATGGGGTCAAGGGCGTGCGGGAGACGTGGCCGGCCATCCTGGTGACGGGCCTCAGCTTCGCGGTGGCGCAGTACTTCACCTCCAACCACATCGGCGCCGAACTGCCGGACATCATCTCCTCCCTCTTCAGCCTGGTGTGCCTGACCGGGTTCCTGAAGGTGTGGAAGCCCAAGACCATCTTCCGCTTCAAGGAGATGACGGAGGTGGAGCGTGCCGCCACCCGCTACACCCCGGGCCAGATCATCAAGGCGTGGTCGCCCTTCCTCATCCTCACCGTCATCGTGACGATCTGGAGCCTGAAGCCTTTCAAGGCGCTGTTCGCCAAGGGCGGCGCGCTGTCCGGCACGGTGTTCGCGTTCGACGTGCCGTCGCTGGACAAGCTGGTGATGAAGGTGGCGCCCATCGTCGCCAACCCCACCCCCTACGCCGCGCAGTACAAGCTGGACGTGGTGTCCGCCACCGGCAGCGCCATCCTGGTGGCGGCCCTGCTCACCATGATCGTGCTGCGCTACAACCCGGCCCGTGCCTTCGGCACGTTTGTCGAGACGTTGAACGAGCTGAAGTGGCCGATGTACACCATCGGTTCCGTCCTGGCCTTCGCCTACATCGCCAACTATTCCGGCCTGTCCTCCACCCTGGCGCTGACCCTGGCCGACGCCGGCAAGGGCTTCCCCTTCTTCTCGCCCATCCTGGGCTGGCTGGGCGTGTTCCTCACCGGCTCCGACACCTCGTCCAACGCCCTGTTCGGTGCACTACAGGCGACGACCGCGCAACAGATCGGCGTGTCCGACCTGCTGCTGGTGGCCGCCAACAGCAGCGGTGGTGTCACCGGCAAGATGATCAGCCCGCAAAGCATCGCGGTGGCCTGCGCCGCCGTGGGCCTGGTGGGCAGCGAATCCAACCTGCTGCGCTTCACCCTGAAGCACAGCGTGTTCTTCGTCTGCATCGTGGGCGTGATCACCCTGCTGCAAGCCTACTTCCTGACGGGGATGATCCCGCAGTAG